GCCGTTATCGCTCACGTTGACCACGGTAAAACTACACTTGTTGATGGATTATTAGAACAGTCTGGAACATACGGTGCTCATGAAGCACACTCTGAAAGAGCAATGGATAGTAATGATTTAGAAAAAGAGCGTGGTATTACGATTCTTTCTAAAAATACAGCTATTCGTTATAAAGACTACAAAATTAATATTATCGATACTCCGGGTCACGCTGACTTTGGTGGAGAAGTTGAACGTGTTCTTAAAATGGTTGATGGTGTTTTAGTTCTTGTTGATGCTTATGAGGGTGTTATGCCTCAAACTAAGTTTGTTGTTAAAAAGATGTTAGCACTTGGTAAAAAGCCAATTGTTGTTATCAATAAAATTGATAAACCTTCAGCTGATCCTGAGCGTGTTGTTGATGAGATGTTTGACCTATTTGCTGCAATGGATGCAACTGATGATCAACAAGATTTCCCAATTATTTATGCTGCTGCACGTGATGGTATGGCAAAATTGAATATGAGTGATCCTGATGGAGATTTTGGATGTATCTTTGATGCTATATTAGAGCATGTTCCTGAGCCAGAGGGTGATAGAGAAAACCATACACAAGCTCAAGTATTTACACTTGATTATGACAATTATGTTGGTAAGATAGGTATTTCTCGTATTTTTAACGGTGTTATTAGAAAAGGTGACAATATTATGCTTGCAAAAGCTGATGGCGCATTAGTTAAGGGTAAGATATCAAAACTTATAGGTTTTCATGGTCTTAACCGTATGGAAATTCAAGAGGCTGAAGCTGGTGACATCGTTGCATTTGCTGGTTTAGAGACTGTTGATGTTGGAGATACTGTTTGTGATCCTGCCAACCCAATGCCACTTGACCCAATGCACATCGAAGAGCCGACTCTAACTGTTGTTTTCGCTGTAAATGATTCTCCACTTGCAGGTCAAGAGGGTAAGCACGTTACTTCAAACAAACTAAAAGAGAGACTTGAGTTTGAGATGAATACAAATGTTGCGATGAAGCTTGAAGTTGTTGGAGAAGGTAAATTTAAAGTTTCAGGACGTGGAGAACTTCAGATTACTGTACTTGCTGAAAATATGCGTCGTGAAAATTTTGAGTTTAGTATCTCTCGTCCAGAAGTTATCGTTAAAGAGATAGAAGGTGTTAAATGTGAACCATTTGAACATCTTGTTATTGATGTACCTGAAGAGTTATCTGGTGGTGTTATTGAGCGTCTTGGTAAAAGAAAAGCTGAGATGAAATCAATGCTTCCAATGGGGCAAGGTTTCCAAAGAATTGAGTTTGAAATCCCAGCTCGTGCTCTTATCGGTTTCCGTGGTCAATTCTTAACAGATACTAAGGGTGAAGGTATTATGAATCACTCTTTCTTAGAGTTCCGTCCTTATTCTGGAACTGTTGAATCAAGATCTTATGGTGCATTAGTATCTATGACTCCAGGTTCTACTTTAGCATTTTCATTATTTGGTATTCAAGATCGTGGTGTTCTTTTTATCGGTGTTCAAACTGAAGTTTATGAAGGTATGATTATTGGTGAACATTCACGTTCAAATGATTTAGTTGTTAACCCTATTAAAGGTAAAGCACAATCAAATGTACGTTCATCAGGTGCAGATGAGGCTATTAAACTTATTCCACCACGTGACATGTCACTAGAGCGTGCACTAGAGTGGATTGAAGATGATGAGCTTCTTGAAGTAACTCCTAAATCTGTTCGTATCCGTAAAAGATATTTAACAGAAGCTGAAAGAAAAAGACACTCTCGTAAATAGTAGTAATTTCTACACTCTTCAATTAATATTTTCACATATGCCATATTTGTCATATGTGAAATCTCCTCATTTAATAAACTTTAATAAATTTTAATTATTATAAATATGATATACTTTTATAAAATAACTAAAAGGATAAATAATGGATGATTTAATATACCCAGCTTCTTTACTTGCAATTGTTATAACAGCTTTTAGTTTCTTCCAGAGTGGCAATACTAAGTTTGCTTTATTTGTATTGGCAATAGGTATTTATATTATATATTCTCATGAAACTGGGAATACAGCAACAGATTTTAAAAATAATATGATTAACTCAATAGATGAAAAAGCTACAGAGTTCAAGAAAACTGATGATACAGGAAGATATGACACATATAGTGCGAAAAAGCTGGTAGATAAGGGGAAATAATAATTAATTATTATTTCTCTTAAAATCTTTTTCTATAACCATGACAATATGGTTTTGTTCCCTTTTTATTGTAGTAGTTTTGATGGTCTTCTTCAGCCTTATAAAACTCTTGTTTTTCTAGTATTTTTGTAGCAATATCAAAACCATTCTGCTTAAGTTGAGAAATAAGCTCTCTTATTGTATTTTTTTCGTTTTCATTATTCACAAAAACTGCCGAGAGATACTGTTCTCCTATGTCTGGACCTTGACCATTAGCTTGAGTAGGATCGTGAATCTCAAAAAAAGTTTTTGCAATCATTTTGTAAGATATTTTTGAACTGTCATAAATTACTTCAACTGCCTCAAGATGCCCTGTATTGGAGCGAACTACCTCATAATAGCTTGGGTTTTTTACATGTCCGCCCATAAAGCCAGAGTGAACCTCTTTTACACCATCTAGTTTTTCTAAGTAGTATTCAACTCCCCAAAAACAACCACCAGCGAAATAAGCTTTTGATAGATTGTCTACTTTAGCATCATCTTTTTTGTTAAATTCTAATGAGATTGAATTTACACAGTGTCTAGTGTTTTTGTCAGTATAGCCTTCGCCTTCAAATACATGTCCCAGGTGTCCGCCACATTTTGCACAAACTATTTCAACACGTCTGCCATCTGCATCAGGAACTCTTTTTACAGCCCCAGCAATTGCATCATCGAAACTTGGCCATCCACAGCTGGATTTAAATTTATCATCCGATTTGTAAAGTGGTGTCTGACATATCTTACATGTATATACACCACCATCTGTTGTGTCGGTATATTTCCCCACAAAAGGTCTCTCTGTACCTTTGTTTATAAGTACATATTTCTCTTCTTCACTAAGCTGTTCTATCCTACCCTTCCAGGGTTTTAAATCAATTGCATTCATTGTTGTAATTAAAAGTATGAAAGATATAAAAAGTTTCATACATTATCCTTTATAATAATTTTATTGGACTATTATAAGAAAATATTGTTTTATTAAAGTATCGTTTTGAAATTTGTCACAAATATGTAAAGTTAAATTTATATAGAGATGGCTATAATCGTACACTAAAATTTAAGGGTGTGAGATGAATAGAAAAAAAATATATAATCCAGAATCTAAAGAAAATGTAAATGATAGAAAAATATTTGGTGGAGATCCGACAGGGATATTTGAGCTAAATAATATAAAATATCAGTGGGCATATAATCTTTGGGAAGTGATGTTGAACAACACTTGGTTCCCAAAAGAGGTCGATATGACTCGCGATGTTATAGACTATAAAAATATTACACAAGCAGAAAAAGATGCTTATGACAAAGCTCTTTCACAGCTGATTTTTATGGATTCTCTTCAAACAAATAATATAATGGATAATATAAACCCTTACGTAACATCTCCAGAAGTCAACCTTATACTTGTTAGACAATCATTTGAGGAGGCGCTTCACTCACAAAGCTATGCCGTTATGGTAGATAGCATATCTACAAACTCTGAAGAAATTTATGACCTTTGGCGTCGAGATATGATGCTAAAGACAAAAAATGATGCTATTGCCAGTATTTATGATGACCTCTCTTCAAACCCCACTGAGCACAATTTTGTAAAAGCTTGTTTTGCAAATCAAATCTTAGAGGGAATCTATTTCTATAGTGGCTTTGCTTATATTTACACGTTGGCTAGAAGTGGCAAAATGCTGGGTTCTGCACAAATGATTAGATTTATTCAAAGAGATGAAGTTACTCACTTGGTTCTTTTTCAAAACCTTATAAATACACTTAGAAAAGAGAGACCTGATTTATTTACTGATAAGCTCAAAGAAGAGGTTATAGCAATGTTTAAACAGGCTGTACAACTTGAAACAGATTGGGGCAGATACATAACACAAGGGCAAATATTGGGCTTAACTGACACTATTATTGAACAGTACATTCAATATCTTGCAGATGACAGACTAGCGTCTGTTGGTTTTGAGAAGCTTTACAATGTAACAAATCCTATTAAGTGGGTTGATGACTTCTCAAAATTTAACGACCAAAAAACAAACTTCTTTGAGGGAACTGTTGCTAATTACTCAAAAGGAAGCCTTACTTTTGATGATGATTTTTAGAAATCTCATCTTTAAGCGCTTTAAATAATACCTTATAAGTATAACGGCTAAAAAGGTACTCTTTAGCGTTAAAAAGAGTCTCAAACATAATTTTCCATAGTGTTGAAAAGTTTTCATCACTACGAACACTGCAAAGCTGAATTTGCATCTCATACTCTATTTTGGCTAACTCTTTTGCGTGATGAACATAGTTTTTTATCAGAGTGTAATTAACACCAGTTTCTCTGATATCCTCAATCAATCTAATAATAGAAGCTTCTTTTTCAGTAAAATCATCATCTGCTAGCGGTACAAGTACGCCGTCACTTAGAAGTTGTTCTAAAAGTTTAATATCAAAGTCATAATGCTCTATAAATTGCTCTTTAGTATAGTGTTTAGCCCCTGCAGGTATAGCGCTTAGTGTTTGCATAAGTGGGGCTAACATTGAAAATGAACTTGAAAGAGATTGGTTTTTATGTTGCAGGGCAGTTTTTATCTGCTCATTTGAGCTTCCCAGCTCTTGCTTCATATATTTTATGTACTTAATCAGTTCTACATGTTCTTCACTATATCTGTGTACATTTGATTTAAATTTTTTTGCTTCAGGAAGTAAACCTTCTCTTATATAGTAAAGAATCGTTGATTTTGGTACATCTGTTTGTGTGACTATTTCTGATATTTTATATTCCATCTATTAGCCTATTAATATTGATATAAGAATTATACCCTATAATTTTAACGTTAAGTAGTACTTAACGTTTTTCAAACAAAGGATTAAATAATGCCTCGTTCAATACCTTGGTGGGTTGGTGGTATAGCCATGAGCTTACTGTTTTTTATTAGTTTTTCAGTTTGGGGTGCAGATAGACCAATCGGCGCTTCTACTGGGATGAGTTACCTTGCAAACTTAATTTTTGGTCTTGATGCCGAGGACCATAAATATGTTGCAATTATACAGGAGAGTGGTGCCTGGGAAGGTGTAATGCTTATTGGTGTATTTTTTGGTGGACTATTTATGTCTGTCTTTGTTACAAAAACGTTTCGCATTAGCTACATACCTACACTTTGGAAGGAGCGTAAAAATAGCTCTGTTAAATCTCGAATGGTTTGGAGTTTTATAGCAGGTTTTATGCTGGTTTTTGGAGCACGCTTAGCTGGTGGATGTAATGCTGGACATATACTCTCAGGTGGTTCACAAATAGCAGTTAGCGGGATTATATTTGCTGTTGTTGCATTAGGTACAGGAATGATAACAGGTAGATTTTTTTATAAGAAAAAGAGGTGTAGAGAATGTTAGATCGTATTTCAAATATGTTTAGCCTTGTAGCAAATCAAGCACATGGTTCTGTATGGCTTGTACTTTTTATAGGTTTTTGTTTTGGTGCAATTATTCTTTATTCACGTCTTGATAAGTTTGAAAAAATGGCCGGTTTTATGATTTTTGAGGATACTTTAGTTCCAAGAATGGCAATGACTACTGTTGCATTATCAAGCATAGGTTTTTACTTTTTAGTTGATTCTGGTTATGCTAGTTATGCTATCAAACCTACTATTTTAGGTGGCCTGATTGTTGGCGCAATAATCTTTGGTATTGGTTTAGTTATATTAGGAAAATGCCCATCAGCATTTTTTGTTTCAGTTTCAGAAGGTCGCGTTGATACTTTTGTTGGTGTTGTTGGAGGTATGGTTGGTGGAGCGGTTTTTACTCTTGTTTATCCGTGGATTGAAAATATTATAGGACCCAATTTGGGTAAGATAAGACTATCCGATGTATTTGGCGGATACGACTTGGCGATTGTTCTTGTATTAAGTAGTGTACTTTTGATAACAGCTTATCTTCTTCCAACCATTAATTATGAAGACCCTGCTGATAATAGAGAAACCAGAGTAAAATAGTTGAATAAAACATTATCTAAGAAATAAACTCTATAATTATAAAACGATAAGTCAAACTTAATGTTTTGGCAATAATTTTTAAATAACAAAGGAAAAAAAATGGCACATATAAAACTACCGGAATTTGAAGATATGAGTCCTGCAATTCAAGATAAAGCTCGTCCAATTTTAGAAAAAACAGGCAAACTAGGTGAAATATTTAAACTAATGGCACTTGATGATAAAATATATTTTGCAACAGACGGGATGATTCAAAAGTATCTACTTGATGAAACAACATTGTCTTATGATATTAAAGAGTCAATTGCACTTCTTATATCAGTAGAAAATGGCTGTAAAATGTGTGTTGATGTACATAAAGGTATCGCAGAAATGCTTGGACTATCAGATGAGAGAATAGCAGAAGTTTTACAAGGTGTTGATGCTATCAATACTGATGATAAAGAAAAAGCTCTTTTAAATTTTTGTATTAGAGCCTCTAAAAAAGATAACTACAAAGTACTTAAAAGTGAAATTGATGCACTGAAAGATATGGGTTATAGTGATGTTCAAATAGTTGAGGCAGTAGCAATAACAGGATACTTCAACTATATAAACACGCTATCAAATGTTTTTGCTTTAGGTCAATAAAAGATTATGAAATATATATTTTTAGCACTTATACTACTCTCTGGTATAGTTCAAGCAAAAGAGTTCAAAGCTGTTTTTGACTGCAGTTCGAAGAACAGCGGATACATTGTTAGCCGTATGTTTTTAATCGAGAGAACTATAGATATGATTGAGGAAAAAGGCGATAGCGTGAAATTTGCCATTACGATTCACGGCAGTTGCGCCCCTATAGTTTCAAAAAATATAGATGAGATTATAATGGATGATGCAGAGTTGGCAAATATGCAAAAAGCAAGAGAACAACTTGAGAGATTAGCTACTAAAAAAGGTGTTGATGTAACTGTTTGCGCGATGAGCCTAAATGCCAATACAATAGATAAAGATTATGTTCTCCCTTTTGTTAAAATATCAGAAAACAGTTTTATTGATACAATTGGTTATCAAAATGATGGCTATGCTCTTATGACATTTAAATAAGGATAAATATAATGGTAAAAAAAATTGTTACATACCCGACAACTCCAAGTTTGGAATTTGGTGCAAATGTTAGATTCTTTAATGATGAGCTATTCGCAATTGTCCAAGATTTAAAAGATACAATCCAAGCGAATGATTTAGATGCACTTGCGGCATTTCAGATAGGTTCACCACTCTCCGTTGTAGTAGTAAAAAAAGATGGCGAGTTTATAGAGTTGGTAAATCCGAGAGTTTTAAAAAGAGAAGGGAGTATTACGCCGGTTGAGACTACAGCCTATTTCCCCGGTATGAGTGCTAAAACAATAAGATATAAAAAAATCACCCTTATGTATGAGGACAGAAGTGGCAATCAGCAATTTTTAGAGGCTGATGGGGAGTTAGCCATAACTATTCAGAGAAAAATTGATTATGTTTTTGGCTCAAACTTTCGAGTAAGACTTGATGAGGCTGAGAAAAAACTTTTTGATTCAAAGCTGGAGTTTGGAACGGATGCGATTACGCAAAACGATTGTCCGACAGTGTTTAAAAGAGATAGAATACTTCAAGCTTTTAAATATCTTTTCATTTTTGGAATTATTGGTGTAGTATCGAGCTTTTTTATGAGTGATGAGAGTTTAAAGAGTTTGGTAACAGTAGAAAATTATATTATGATTTTAATGAGTTTTCTTATTGTTATTTATTTCTTATATGCGCAATATGAAGGGAAACAATATAAGCACTGCACCTCTTGTCAGATTGGAAATATAATAGGCACCACAATAGTTTTATTAATGAAGCTAACGGTACTTTTTTTAGCATACTATTTTATAATTTAAAGATATAATAATATACTAAATTCCTATCGGAGAGTAATATTATTAAAGAAAATATATCTAAAAGCGGTGAGTACAAACTCTGCTCACTACTTTTTGACACTACTAACAACTATAACACTAACCTGCAAACACTTTTAGAACTTATAAGTAAAACGGATGAAAAATCATTAATAGTCGCACCTGAAGTTTGTTTGACATCTTTTGATTATGAGAATATTGAAAAGGTGGTAGAGTTTTCACATGTAGCAAATGAAGCATTGATTAAAGCTTCAAAAAACAAAATAATTATAGCAACTATGATTGAGAAAAAAGATGGTGAAGTCTTTAATTTTGCTAAAATTTTTCACAATGGCGAGATAGTTCACACTCAAGCAAAAGCGAGACTGTTTCGTTTTGGTGATGAACATAAGTACATGTCGCAAGGTGAAGATAAAGATATTAAGATTGTTGAAGTTGACGGGATTAAAATAGGGATTTTAATCTGTTTTGAACTTCGCTTTAAAGAGTTGTGGCTTCGTCTTGAGGGGTGTGACGTTATAGCCGTTCCGGCTTGGTGGGGTGTTTTAAGAACTCAGCACTACAAAACACTAACACAAGCTCTTGCTATAATCAATCAGTGCTATGTCGTTGCAAGCGACTCTCTTAATAAAGAGTGCAGTAAAATGAGTGGTATTATAAAGCCACAAGGTGAAGTTGAGCTAAATGGGAATAAGCCTTGCTTAGAAGTGCCATATGATAAAAAAGAAATTGCCACAATGAGGCGATATATGGATGTAGGTATTGGATAGAATTACAGCAACAAAGACAGCTCGATTAGCAAACGATTGCCACCAAATATTTTCACTTGATGATGATGTAAAAGAGGCTATTTCCAGAACCAATAGAGAAGAGTTTGTGCCAATCGGTTTTAAACACAATGCCTATAAGTTAGATGCTCTTCCTTTGGGTTCATCACAATGGATAAGTTCACCTCTAACAGTTGCTAAAATGACCCAGTATTTAGAGACCAAGGGTGCAGATAGAGTTTTAGAAGTAGGGTGCGGAAGCGGTTATCAGGCTGCAGTTTTATCGCATCTGTTTCGCGGGGTGTTTACTATTGAGAGAATAGAGCCTTTGATGATAGAAGCAAAACTGCGCTTTAGAAAACTTGGAATTAACAATATTCACACAAGAACAGATGATGGACAAAACGGCTGGATTCAGTATGCTCCGTACGATAGAATTCTTTTCTCTGCAACCGCAAAAGAGGTTCCGCAAAAACTTTTTGAACAACTGCGTGATGGCGGGATATTAGTAGCTCCGATGCAGGTTGGATTAAAGCAGGTCATAACACGTTTTAGAAAAATAGGAGACTCCGTAGAGAGAGAAGAGTTGGAAGAGTGCGATTTTGTACCTATATTGGACGGGGTGCAGAAGTAATATAAATGAAACTATTTTTTGCAGCACTTCTTTTAGCTCTCTGCCTTGACGCCTCAACAAAGTTTGAGGATGCTCACGCTGTATATAAAAAGGGTGACTTCAAAAAATCATTTGAAATGTTTAAAAAACTGGCAAAAGATGACTCAGATGCCGCATATATTTTAGCTTACATGTACGAACAAGGCGAAGGGCATGAAGTAGACAAAGAAGAGGCTTCAAAATGGTATAAAATTTCATCTGAGAGTTACTACAAGCAAGCTAAATACAACTATAGCAGAGAGATAGAAAAAGAGCAAAAAAAATTATACACTTCTTTAGACAGACTAGATCAAAATGAAACAGAAGATACAATAAGGCAATACTCACAATCTCTTTATAATTTCAAAGCTCATAATGCCAACTATTTTTTGCCTATAAGTTACAGATATGACGGTGACTATGCAAATACGAACGGACATAAAGCAAAAGAGATAGAGACAGAGTTTCAAATTAGCGTTAAGTTTGATGTGGCAGCAAATATCCTTGGTCTCAACGAGATATACTCAATTGCTTATACCCAAAAGTCATTTTGGCAGTTTTATTCAGATTCGGCTTTTTTTAGAGAAACAAACTATAACCCTGAGGTTTTTGTTATGTTTCCAACCTCAGAGTTAAGCGATGGAAGGCTTATAAAGTCCATACGATTAGCAATTGCACATGAATCAAACGGAAGAGGCGGGGACGAAGAGCGCTCATGGAATTTTTTTAGTGGCAGCTTCTTGCTTCAGTATAAAACCTTGTTTGCAGAGTTGAAACTTTGGACAAGATTACCAGATACTAATGACTACAACCCTGATTTGATAGATTACATGGGACACGGTCATATAAAGTTTATGGTCCCATATAAAAAACATCTTTTAGAATTGAAGTTGAAATACAGTTATAGTAATAAAGGGGCTGCAGAGATAAACTACAGTTATCCCGCTTTTGGCAGAGATGATCTTTTTTTATATGTAAAACTATTCAGTGGATATGGTGAGAGTCTTATTGATTATAACAATCGCATAAAAAAGTTTGCAATTGGGTTTAGCATCTCAAGGTAGCAGATATATACTAAGTTTATTATTGTAAAATGTCAATCAATATAATATAGGATAGATTATGGAAGATATGTATGGCATAAAGTATTCAAAACCTGAAGTAGTCTTAATGCAAGAGACAGGTATTGGTGTGGCTGAAGCAGCGGCTAGAACTTGTTATGACTCGTTTGAGAACAGTGAAAATGAGGCTATAAAATATATTGAAAATCACATGCCGGATGATTCTACATGTAGAAAAATAAATGATATTGAAGAATCAAATCTTTTAGATGATTTGGCTTGGACATATTTTCACCACTCAATCTTAGAACATGCAAATCTTAGTTTTTTGATACGCTCAACTTCAAGGGGTGTTCTTCAAGAGCATGCTCGCCACCGCATACAAGCTATAAGTGTAAGAAGCACCAGATATACGATGAGTTCTATCATAAACGCATTCACGGCATCGCAAACTTCTGACAGTAAAGATTTTTTTGTAGAGAAAGTTTTAGGCTTTAATATGTTTGTAACTCAAGATGAAGAGTATAACAAAATCGAAATAGGTGCTATTTATGATAAGCTAAAATATCAATCATCAAAAGTGGATAATTTTGATGATATAGCAGTAGCAAAAAGCTCATTGGAATTTTTACAAGAGTTCAAAGGTGATTCAGAGGCACTTTTTTCTGCTTTAGAATCAGGGAAAAAGAAACGTAATGTCGGTGATGCTTTTAAGCATATAATAACAGACAATGTAAAAGTTGATATGGTTGTTACATTCAATCTCAGAAGCCTTAAAAACTACCTTACACTTAGAGACAGCGGTGCTGCATTTTTTCAAATAAGATGGCTGGCACAAGAGATGATGCGAAAAACACCATCAAAATATTTAGATTTAATTATTAAAAGGAAGTAGTTCATATGAAAAAATATATTTTAATATCTGGTTTTTTATTTGCTGTGTTATTCAGTGGATGTTCATATTTTAAAGTAAATGCTGCAATGTGTGATCAGATTGCAAAAGAGCCTAACGCTGTTATACCTCAAGAGTGCAGAAATTACAGTGAAGCAGATGCTCAAAAAGCATTTGATAAAACTAAGACTAAAACATCTACGCAGTTGAAAGATGATATAGAGTTTCATAAAGAGGGGAAATAGATGAGTATAGTAAAAGAGTTACAAAGCAGAAGTGGCGGCGTATGTGAGTTATGCGGAGGGAGTGACGGGCTGACTGATTTTGAAGTTGCACCCTCTGATGGAAGCAGTGAAACATCTGTTTGTATATGCTCTACATGTAGAGCTCAAATAGAGAATCCTGACAGCATGGATGAGAACCATTTTAACTGCTTAAATGACAGCATGTGGAGCGAAATTCCCGCTGTAAAAGTTTTAACTTTTAGACTTTTAAGTTTACTCAATCGCCAAGATTTAATGGATATGATGTATCTTGAAGAGATCGAAAGAGCTTGGGCAGAATCCGGTATAGGCAGTAAATCATCGGTAGTTCATAAAGACTCTAACGGGGTTGTACTTCAGGCTGGTGATACAGTTGTAATCATAAAAGATTTAGAGGTTAAGGGTGCAGGTTTTACAGCAAAGCGTGGTACAGCAGTTAGAAATATTTCATTGGTTCATGATGATGCGGAGCATATAGAAGGTCGCGTAAACGGAACAAAGATTTTTATTCTTACAAAGTTTCTTAAAAAATCATAATCTGATTTATTAATACCCATAAAGAGATAAATGAATCCTCTAAAATCTATAGCACTAAACATATCAATTCCTATACTGATATCTTTGGTGTTTGCGTTGATTGTTTTTAATGAAACAAAAATCCCGACCGCAATAATTGAATTAGTCCCGTATCTTTTTTATGCCATGAGTGCGCTCATAATATGGGTATCATGGCATTTTAACCGTAACAGATTTATCTTTGTTATAGTGCCGCTTCTTTTTATGCAAATTGGATTTGAATACCTAGGTGCTGCAAAAGCAACAGATTTGTTTTTGTATGTTTCACTTCTTTATCCTCTGCATATTCTTGTTTTTTTATTATTAAGAGAGAGAGGACTATTCTCAATCTGGGGCATTTTCAAGATTGTTTTTTTTGTTGTTGAGATAACAGCCGTCTTATATTTTATTTATTATCCCAATGCGGAGCTACTGGAAATGTTAAAGATAAAAATATTTGCAATATCTTTTTATCCGCTTAAAGATTTATCTGTAGCTATTGGTATTTTTGTAATGTTTATTATGAGTGCGTTAGTGATATTTAATAGACTGCTGATGTACAATAGCTCATTTTTAATTTTGACAATTACCTTTTATGGCGGCCTATACTTTATAAAAACGCAATATGTGAATGATCTTTCTCTCTTGGCTATAAGTGTGATTATCTTTGCTCTTCTTATCAGAGAGTCTTACCGCTTGGCTTTTTACGACGAACTTACATCCTTGCCAGGGAGAAGAGCGTTGGTCGAAGATATGGCAAAACTTGGTATAAGATATTCACTTGCTATGATAGATATAGACCATTTTAAAAAGTTTAACGATACATACGGACATGATACCGGCGATGAAGTCTTGAAGATGGTTGCATCAAAATTGTCAAATGTGACCGGCGGTGGAAAAGCTTACAGATATGGAGGAGAGGAGTTCGTACTACTCTTTCCATCAAAAGACTCAGGTGAGTCCTACACTCATACAGATATATTAAGGGATATAATTGCCAAAAGCCCTTTTAAAGTCAGAAACAAAGAGAGCTTTAAAGAGATATATATAAATATATCAGCTGGGGTCGTACAAAAAGCTTCAAAAGAGAGTAACCCGTTTACAGTTATGAAAAGAGCTGACAATGCTCTTTACAAGGCTAAAAAAGCTGGTAGAAACCAGGTAATAAAAGCATAAAAGGCACTATTGATATGCAAGCACATAATAGATTTTACAAGATAGATAAAGATTTTAGAAACCCTTATGCAAGAGACAGAGACAGAATTATTCACTGTGGAAGTTTTAGAAAACTAGAGTATAAAACGCAGGTTTTTTTAAACCAAGACG
The sequence above is drawn from the Candidatus Sulfurimonas baltica genome and encodes:
- a CDS encoding carboxymuconolactone decarboxylase family protein, coding for MAHIKLPEFEDMSPAIQDKARPILEKTGKLGEIFKLMALDDKIYFATDGMIQKYLLDETTLSYDIKESIALLISVENGCKMCVDVHKGIAEMLGLSDERIAEVLQGVDAINTDDKEKALLNFCIRASKKDNYKVLKSEIDALKDMGYSDVQIVEAVAITGYFNYINTLSNVFALGQ
- a CDS encoding YeeE/YedE thiosulfate transporter family protein produces the protein MPRSIPWWVGGIAMSLLFFISFSVWGADRPIGASTGMSYLANLIFGLDAEDHKYVAIIQESGAWEGVMLIGVFFGGLFMSVFVTKTFRISYIPTLWKERKNSSVKSRMVWSFIAGFMLVFGARLAGGCNAGHILSGGSQIAVSGIIFAVVALGTGMITGRFFYKKKRCREC
- the typA gene encoding translational GTPase TypA, coding for MQKIRNIAVIAHVDHGKTTLVDGLLEQSGTYGAHEAHSERAMDSNDLEKERGITILSKNTAIRYKDYKINIIDTPGHADFGGEVERVLKMVDGVLVLVDAYEGVMPQTKFVVKKMLALGKKPIVVINKIDKPSADPERVVDEMFDLFAAMDATDDQQDFPIIYAAARDGMAKLNMSDPDGDFGCIFDAILEHVPEPEGDRENHTQAQVFTLDYDNYVGKIGISRIFNGVIRKGDNIMLAKADGALVKGKISKLIGFHGLNRMEIQEAEAGDIVAFAGLETVDVGDTVCDPANPMPLDPMHIEEPTLTVVFAVNDSPLAGQEGKHVTSNKLKERLEFEMNTNVAMKLEVVGEGKFKVSGRGELQITVLAENMRRENFEFSISRPEVIVKEIEGVKCEPFEHLVIDVPEELSGGVIERLGKRKAEMKSMLPMGQGFQRIEFEIPARALIGFRGQFLTDTKGEGIMNHSFLEFRPYSGTVESRSYGALVSMTPGSTLAFSLFGIQDRGVLFIGVQTEVYEGMIIGEHSRSNDLVVNPIKGKAQSNVRSSGADEAIKLIPPRDMSLERALEWIEDDELLEVTPKSVRIRKRYLTEAERKRHSRK
- a CDS encoding bifunctional methionine sulfoxide reductase B/A protein → MKLFISFILLITTMNAIDLKPWKGRIEQLSEEEKYVLINKGTERPFVGKYTDTTDGGVYTCKICQTPLYKSDDKFKSSCGWPSFDDAIAGAVKRVPDADGRRVEIVCAKCGGHLGHVFEGEGYTDKNTRHCVNSISLEFNKKDDAKVDNLSKAYFAGGCFWGVEYYLEKLDGVKEVHSGFMGGHVKNPSYYEVVRSNTGHLEAVEVIYDSSKISYKMIAKTFFEIHDPTQANGQGPDIGEQYLSAVFVNNENEKNTIRELISQLKQNGFDIATKILEKQEFYKAEEDHQNYYNKKGTKPYCHGYRKRF
- a CDS encoding ribonucleotide-diphosphate reductase subunit beta produces the protein MNRKKIYNPESKENVNDRKIFGGDPTGIFELNNIKYQWAYNLWEVMLNNTWFPKEVDMTRDVIDYKNITQAEKDAYDKALSQLIFMDSLQTNNIMDNINPYVTSPEVNLILVRQSFEEALHSQSYAVMVDSISTNSEEIYDLWRRDMMLKTKNDAIASIYDDLSSNPTEHNFVKACFANQILEGIYFYSGFAYIYTLARSGKMLGSAQMIRFIQRDEVTHLVLFQNLINTLRKERPDLFTDKLKEEVIAMFKQAVQLETDWGRYITQGQILGLTDTIIEQYIQYLADDRLASVGFEKLYNVTNPIKWVDDFSKFNDQKTNFFEGTVANYSKGSLTFDDDF
- a CDS encoding MerR family transcriptional regulator, producing MEYKISEIVTQTDVPKSTILYYIREGLLPEAKKFKSNVHRYSEEHVELIKYIKYMKQELGSSNEQIKTALQHKNQSLSSSFSMLAPLMQTLSAIPAGAKHYTKEQFIEHYDFDIKLLEQLLSDGVLVPLADDDFTEKEASIIRLIEDIRETGVNYTLIKNYVHHAKELAKIEYEMQIQLCSVRSDENFSTLWKIMFETLFNAKEYLFSRYTYKVLFKALKDEISKNHHQK
- a CDS encoding YeeE/YedE thiosulfate transporter family protein, which produces MLDRISNMFSLVANQAHGSVWLVLFIGFCFGAIILYSRLDKFEKMAGFMIFEDTLVPRMAMTTVALSSIGFYFLVDSGYASYAIKPTILGGLIVGAIIFGIGLVILGKCPSAFFVSVSEGRVDTFVGVVGGMVGGAVFTLVYPWIENIIGPNLGKIRLSDVFGGYDLAIVLVLSSVLLITAYLLPTINYEDPADNRETRVK